One window of the Desulfovibrio sp. JC010 genome contains the following:
- the hypE gene encoding hydrogenase expression/formation protein HypE has translation MSSDKVLLDYGSGGRASQRLISELFLKHFANDELDRLNDAATLNLQGRISMSTDSFTVDPIFFPGGDIGSLAVHGTVNDVAMLGAIPRYMTCAYIIEEGLPMDDLEKIVKSMGEACRHAGVNIVTGDTKVVPKGMVDKIFINTTGVGEIIADPAPSGDRAAVGDAVLVSGTMGDHGLTILGTREGLSLESNVQSDSAALNHLLVKLVQEIPDIHVLRDPTRGGLATTLNEITVSSNVCCELEESKVPVLPEVAGGCSFLGLDPLYLANEGKFLCILPQEHAEQALEIMRGDELGKDACQVGTITDANPGKVIMVTPLGGRRLLNMLEGEQLPRIC, from the coding sequence ATGTCCTCAGATAAAGTTTTACTCGATTACGGTTCTGGCGGAAGGGCTTCCCAGAGGCTGATTTCCGAGCTTTTTCTTAAGCATTTTGCCAACGATGAACTGGACAGGCTCAACGATGCCGCCACCCTGAATCTGCAGGGCAGGATTTCCATGAGCACTGACAGCTTCACCGTGGACCCCATCTTTTTTCCCGGCGGGGATATAGGTTCGCTGGCCGTGCACGGTACGGTGAATGACGTGGCCATGCTCGGTGCAATTCCGCGTTACATGACCTGTGCCTATATTATTGAGGAAGGATTGCCCATGGATGATCTGGAAAAGATCGTCAAATCCATGGGTGAAGCCTGCCGTCATGCCGGGGTTAATATTGTCACCGGAGATACCAAGGTTGTGCCCAAGGGTATGGTTGACAAGATTTTTATCAACACCACCGGGGTAGGTGAGATTATAGCTGACCCGGCTCCCAGCGGAGACCGCGCCGCAGTGGGTGATGCTGTGCTGGTCAGCGGAACCATGGGCGACCACGGGCTGACCATTCTCGGTACCCGCGAAGGTCTTTCCCTTGAATCCAATGTTCAGAGCGACAGTGCCGCCTTGAACCATCTGCTGGTCAAGCTGGTGCAGGAAATTCCGGATATCCATGTCCTTCGTGATCCCACCCGCGGCGGTCTGGCAACTACCTTGAATGAGATCACGGTTTCCTCCAATGTCTGTTGCGAGCTGGAAGAATCAAAGGTTCCGGTGCTGCCTGAAGTGGCAGGCGGATGTTCTTTCCTCGGACTTGATCCGCTTTATCTTGCCAATGAAGGCAAGTTTCTGTGCATCCTGCCGCAGGAGCATGCGGAGCAGGCTCTTGAAATCATGCGCGGGGACGAGCTTGGTAAAGATGCCTGTCAGGTGGGAACCATCACCGATGCCAATCCGGGCAAGGTGATCATGGTCACCCCGCTGGGCGGGCGCAGGTTGCTGAATATGCTGGAAGGAGAACAGCTGCCAAGGATTTGCTAG
- the rpmG gene encoding 50S ribosomal protein L33 has product MRVKVQMQCTECKRRNYSTMKNKKNTTGRIELKKYCPFDKKHTLHRESK; this is encoded by the coding sequence ATGCGTGTCAAAGTTCAGATGCAGTGCACCGAGTGTAAGCGTCGTAATTATTCGACGATGAAGAACAAGAAGAACACTACTGGTCGCATCGAGCTGAAGAAGTATTGCCCTTTTGATAAGAAGCATACTCTTCACAGAGAGTCCAAGTAG
- a CDS encoding response regulator yields the protein MHKILIAEDDKISQKLAAKFVEDLGHIPVVSPHGKHAYEALKAENKFDVLVTDIMMPEMDGRQLVQTLRGDSQFMDLPIIIMSAVVGVSDISNLLALGATYFMTKPIDKSEFNEVISRCLK from the coding sequence ATGCATAAAATATTGATAGCTGAAGATGATAAAATTTCACAAAAACTTGCAGCGAAGTTTGTGGAGGATCTGGGGCATATTCCTGTTGTCAGCCCTCACGGTAAGCACGCTTATGAAGCATTGAAAGCTGAAAATAAGTTTGATGTCCTTGTTACCGACATTATGATGCCTGAAATGGATGGACGTCAGTTGGTGCAGACCTTGAGAGGCGATTCCCAGTTCATGGATCTGCCTATCATCATCATGTCCGCAGTGGTCGGAGTTTCCGATATTTCCAATCTGCTGGCCCTTGGGGCGACCTATTTCATGACCAAGCCCATCGATAAGTCAGAATTTAACGAAGTGATCAGCCGGTGTCTGAAGTAG
- a CDS encoding tRNA-dihydrouridine synthase, translating into MKSLPISPDKPWLAPLAGYSDLPFRMLCRNRGCAVACTEMVSVKGLKYDGKGTKALLATCPEDTPLVVQLFGGEPQDYSDTMPQLIDEGYSFFDLNSGCPVKKVLKTGGGSALHLDPDRLVETATAMVRVAGEGKVGVKIRLGFMMGEDNYLEIAQRLEDAGVAWLTMHPRYAKQMFSGDADWSKLAILKQNVSIPVIGSGDLFTAEAGMECIRQTGIDGIMFARGALFDPEIFGRYLKLLDDPQCADLPPFDLGKTMEEHINMTRDFDGSNRSFRKIRSILPRYAKGMDGIRAIRTKLTACENWEELLAAAREISTLTRERC; encoded by the coding sequence ATGAAATCACTTCCAATAAGCCCAGATAAACCCTGGCTGGCACCCCTTGCCGGATATTCGGACCTCCCTTTCCGCATGCTCTGTCGCAACCGAGGATGCGCGGTGGCCTGCACAGAGATGGTCAGTGTAAAAGGACTGAAGTACGACGGCAAAGGAACAAAAGCCCTGCTCGCAACCTGCCCGGAAGACACTCCGCTGGTGGTCCAGCTCTTCGGCGGGGAGCCGCAGGACTATTCAGATACTATGCCCCAACTGATAGACGAGGGCTACTCTTTTTTTGATTTAAACTCAGGCTGCCCGGTCAAGAAAGTACTCAAAACCGGAGGTGGATCAGCCCTGCACCTCGACCCTGACCGTCTGGTCGAAACTGCCACCGCCATGGTCCGTGTTGCGGGAGAAGGCAAGGTGGGGGTCAAGATAAGGCTGGGCTTCATGATGGGCGAGGACAACTACCTTGAGATCGCCCAAAGGCTTGAGGACGCAGGTGTTGCATGGCTGACCATGCACCCCCGCTATGCCAAGCAGATGTTTTCCGGCGATGCCGACTGGTCCAAACTCGCAATTTTGAAACAGAATGTTTCCATACCTGTAATAGGCAGCGGTGATCTCTTTACAGCTGAAGCGGGCATGGAATGCATCAGGCAGACCGGCATTGACGGAATCATGTTCGCCCGGGGAGCCCTTTTCGACCCCGAGATTTTTGGACGCTACCTGAAGCTGCTTGATGATCCGCAATGTGCAGATCTGCCGCCCTTTGATCTCGGCAAGACCATGGAAGAGCATATCAACATGACCCGTGACTTTGACGGCAGCAACCGCTCCTTCAGAAAAATACGCTCTATCCTGCCCCGCTATGCCAAGGGGATGGATGGAATAAGGGCCATCAGGACCAAGCTTACCGCCTGTGAGAACTGGGAGGAACTGCTTGCTGCCGCCCGTGAAATCTCTACATTAACCCGCGAGCGCTGCTAA
- a CDS encoding cold-shock protein, which translates to MSLKGVVSWFNDIKGFGFIEDEAGRDIYVHYSEVLRDGFKTLNVGEKVVFEVIDEDTAPKATAVRVINY; encoded by the coding sequence ATGAGTTTAAAAGGTGTAGTCAGCTGGTTCAACGATATCAAGGGATTCGGTTTTATCGAAGATGAAGCCGGGCGGGATATCTACGTCCATTATTCCGAAGTGCTGCGTGACGGTTTCAAAACTCTCAACGTAGGCGAGAAAGTCGTCTTCGAAGTCATTGACGAAGATACCGCGCCCAAAGCTACTGCTGTTAGAGTGATAAATTACTAA
- a CDS encoding EAL domain-containing protein has translation MENDIKSCITAISKVVTEDSITIYFQPVVSLLSRTVIGFEAFARGVDETGATLASPACLFNASLPIQAQLKVEEVCLKKGFEAYMPLYEKYRDILLFLNINSGIYSRDEYKVRSPHQQAEPYRYSPRMITFEMDAAQLKQDVPLEMIRKVRENKYRISIDNVDGSIDCAERLFAIKPDFAKLDSKFYRGIEESEGIKQKVGAIAETLIRCGVMPVAKGVETESEAIALARCGFYLQQGFFYADSADEGAKNDSFGDKVGRVSNAFRESRKKGVKRSQESFRDIHLLLKSTMTRLQQEEDGEMNRILDELLKKNDNLVSAYILDAAGKQISKRLAGKSADPFGLRILASAVGSDHSDNEIFVYLNSGFEKTSGFTGPDSLCRDPYRYLAGFYYKEGSRRGRILILDYIDVQETEEQD, from the coding sequence GTGGAAAATGACATCAAAAGTTGCATTACAGCTATCAGCAAGGTTGTTACTGAAGACAGCATTACTATTTACTTTCAGCCTGTGGTTTCCCTGCTCTCTCGAACAGTGATCGGTTTTGAGGCTTTTGCGCGCGGGGTGGATGAAACCGGGGCGACTCTTGCCAGTCCGGCCTGTCTTTTTAATGCCTCCCTGCCCATACAGGCCCAGCTCAAAGTTGAGGAAGTCTGCCTCAAAAAAGGGTTTGAGGCTTACATGCCCCTTTATGAAAAATACCGGGACATACTTCTCTTTCTTAACATCAATTCCGGAATTTACAGCCGTGACGAGTACAAAGTCCGCAGTCCCCATCAGCAGGCAGAACCTTACAGGTACTCCCCGCGCATGATCACTTTTGAAATGGATGCAGCCCAGCTTAAGCAGGATGTGCCGCTGGAAATGATTCGTAAGGTTCGTGAGAATAAGTACAGAATTTCTATTGATAATGTGGACGGGTCTATTGATTGTGCGGAACGTCTTTTTGCTATCAAACCGGATTTCGCAAAGCTGGACTCGAAATTTTACAGGGGAATTGAAGAGTCGGAAGGGATCAAGCAAAAGGTCGGTGCCATCGCTGAGACTCTTATCCGTTGCGGTGTTATGCCTGTTGCCAAAGGGGTGGAAACAGAATCCGAGGCAATAGCACTGGCTCGCTGCGGCTTTTATCTGCAGCAGGGGTTCTTTTATGCTGACAGTGCCGATGAGGGAGCTAAAAATGATTCCTTCGGTGATAAAGTCGGACGGGTCAGCAATGCTTTTCGGGAAAGCAGGAAGAAAGGCGTTAAGCGGTCTCAGGAATCATTCAGGGATATTCATCTTCTGCTTAAAAGCACAATGACCAGATTGCAGCAGGAAGAAGACGGGGAAATGAACCGGATTCTTGATGAGCTGCTTAAAAAGAATGATAATCTGGTTTCTGCATATATACTTGATGCCGCCGGCAAACAGATCAGTAAACGGCTTGCCGGGAAGTCTGCAGATCCGTTCGGACTGCGTATACTGGCTTCAGCGGTGGGCAGCGACCATAGTGACAATGAAATCTTTGTCTATTTGAATTCAGGCTTTGAAAAGACCTCCGGGTTTACCGGGCCGGACTCTCTATGCCGCGATCCCTACAGATATCTGGCGGGGTTTTATTATAAAGAAGGCAGCCGCCGGGGCCGCATACTCATCCTTGACTATATTGATGTGCAGGAAACAGAGGAACAGGACTAG
- the secE gene encoding preprotein translocase subunit SecE has translation MAKKKNKGAGVQAKAETQGAGGKIKQFTEFLEQSKVEIKKVVWPTQKETIQTCTAVLVLVVVMSLFLGVVDMGLSKLVETILS, from the coding sequence ATGGCCAAGAAGAAAAATAAAGGTGCGGGAGTTCAGGCCAAGGCTGAAACTCAGGGTGCAGGTGGCAAGATTAAACAGTTCACCGAATTCCTTGAGCAGTCCAAGGTCGAGATAAAGAAGGTCGTATGGCCTACTCAGAAAGAGACTATACAGACCTGTACCGCCGTCTTGGTCCTTGTCGTAGTCATGTCGCTTTTTCTGGGTGTTGTTGACATGGGTCTCAGCAAGCTTGTTGAGACAATCCTGTCTTAA
- the tuf gene encoding elongation factor Tu — translation MGKAKFERGKPHVNIGTIGHIDHGKTTLTAAITKIAGLAGNGDYVAFDEIDKAPEEKERGITIATAHVEYETEARHYAHVDCPGHADYIKNMITGAAQMDGAILVVAATDGPMPQTREHILLARQVGVPGIVVFLNKCDMVDDEELLELVEMEVRELLSSYEFPGDDLPVVQGSALKALECDSADDDAAKPILELLAACDSYIEEPERDIDKPFLMPIEDVFSISGRGTVVTGRVERGVVKVGEEVEIVGIRETTKTTCTGVEMFRKLLDQGQAGDNVGVLLRGVKREDVERGQVLSAPGSINPHTKFKAEVYVLSKDEGGRHTPFFSGYRPQFYFRTTDITGVVTLDEGVEMVMPGDNATFNVEMINPIAMDPGLRFAIREGGRTVGAGVVTEILE, via the coding sequence ATGGGTAAGGCTAAATTTGAACGCGGTAAGCCTCACGTTAATATCGGTACCATCGGTCACATTGACCACGGTAAAACCACTCTGACTGCTGCTATCACCAAGATCGCTGGTCTTGCTGGTAACGGCGACTATGTAGCTTTCGACGAAATCGACAAAGCTCCTGAAGAAAAAGAACGCGGTATCACCATTGCTACCGCTCACGTAGAATACGAAACCGAAGCACGTCACTACGCTCACGTAGACTGCCCCGGTCACGCTGACTACATTAAAAACATGATCACTGGTGCTGCTCAGATGGACGGCGCAATCCTCGTTGTTGCTGCTACTGACGGTCCCATGCCTCAGACTCGTGAGCACATCCTGCTCGCTCGTCAGGTTGGTGTTCCCGGAATCGTTGTATTCCTGAACAAGTGCGACATGGTTGACGACGAAGAACTCCTCGAGCTCGTAGAAATGGAAGTTCGTGAACTTCTCTCCTCCTACGAATTCCCCGGCGACGATCTTCCCGTTGTACAGGGTTCCGCTCTGAAAGCACTCGAGTGCGACAGTGCTGATGATGACGCTGCAAAGCCCATCCTCGAACTCCTCGCTGCTTGTGACTCCTACATCGAAGAGCCCGAGCGCGACATCGACAAACCTTTCCTCATGCCCATCGAAGACGTTTTCTCCATCTCCGGTCGTGGTACCGTTGTTACCGGTCGCGTAGAACGCGGTGTGGTAAAAGTTGGTGAAGAAGTTGAGATCGTTGGTATCCGCGAAACCACCAAGACCACTTGTACTGGTGTTGAAATGTTCCGCAAACTCCTCGACCAGGGTCAGGCTGGCGATAACGTTGGTGTTCTCCTTCGCGGTGTTAAGCGTGAAGATGTTGAGCGTGGACAGGTTCTCTCTGCTCCCGGCTCCATCAACCCCCACACCAAGTTCAAAGCAGAAGTATACGTTCTGTCCAAAGACGAAGGTGGACGTCACACTCCTTTCTTCTCCGGCTACCGTCCTCAGTTCTACTTCCGTACAACTGACATCACCGGTGTTGTAACTCTCGACGAAGGCGTTGAAATGGTTATGCCTGGCGATAACGCTACCTTCAACGTTGAGATGATCAACCCCATCGCTATGGATCCGGGTCTGCGCTTCGCTATTCGCGAAGGTGGCCGTACCGTAGGCGCAGGAGTTGTTACTGAGATTCTGGAGTAA
- the infA gene encoding translation initiation factor IF-1 → MAKEEGIEVEGIVQEALPNAMFKVELENGHVILGHISGKMRKYYIRILPGDRVKVELSPYDLTRGRITFRMK, encoded by the coding sequence ATGGCTAAAGAAGAAGGTATTGAAGTAGAGGGTATAGTTCAGGAGGCATTGCCCAATGCCATGTTCAAGGTTGAACTTGAGAACGGGCATGTTATTCTGGGACATATTTCCGGGAAGATGCGTAAGTATTACATCCGGATTTTACCGGGGGACCGGGTCAAGGTGGAGCTTTCGCCATATGACCTGACCCGTGGGCGGATTACCTTCCGCATGAAATAA
- a CDS encoding chemotaxis protein gives MAQTDILLEAGTNELEIVEFWLEEEPREDGEENYRGFYGVNVAKVLEIIRIPEKITKLPKVHHPAIMGTFNLRNKVIPLVDLSHWLKKPRVETEPPKVIVTEFNNVSSAFLVSGVTRIHRISWERVEAPSNYVSTLSEDSITGVVKFEDRISLILDLEKIVAELNPDLGLQLDDSIDWANHAGYKAIIADDSTLIREMLHEMMVRAKFSVEMANTGRACWDKLQEYKRRSIEEKRPISDFVNIVISDIEMPVMDGHNLTVRIKADEVLKQLPVILFSSIITDKLRHKGEAVGADDQISKPEVTQLAQRSIALIEK, from the coding sequence ATGGCCCAGACCGATATTCTGCTCGAAGCGGGAACCAATGAACTTGAAATTGTCGAGTTCTGGCTTGAAGAAGAACCCCGCGAAGACGGCGAAGAAAACTATCGTGGCTTTTACGGTGTCAACGTTGCGAAAGTTCTGGAGATCATCAGGATTCCTGAAAAAATCACCAAACTGCCCAAAGTTCACCACCCGGCCATCATGGGTACATTCAACCTGCGGAACAAGGTTATTCCCCTTGTTGACCTGAGCCACTGGCTCAAAAAACCACGTGTTGAAACCGAGCCTCCCAAGGTAATCGTCACCGAATTCAACAACGTTTCCTCCGCGTTTCTTGTTTCCGGGGTAACCCGCATCCACAGGATCAGCTGGGAAAGGGTCGAGGCTCCTTCCAACTACGTATCCACCCTCTCCGAAGATTCCATCACCGGGGTTGTTAAATTCGAAGACCGTATTTCACTCATTCTCGACCTTGAAAAGATCGTAGCCGAACTGAACCCGGACCTCGGACTGCAGCTTGATGATTCCATCGACTGGGCCAACCACGCCGGCTATAAAGCCATCATTGCTGATGACTCCACCCTGATCAGGGAGATGCTGCATGAAATGATGGTCCGGGCCAAATTCTCTGTGGAAATGGCCAATACCGGACGGGCCTGCTGGGATAAACTGCAGGAGTACAAACGACGCTCCATTGAGGAAAAACGGCCCATCAGCGACTTTGTCAACATCGTCATTTCAGATATTGAGATGCCGGTCATGGACGGACACAACCTTACCGTGCGCATCAAGGCTGACGAAGTTCTCAAGCAACTGCCGGTAATCCTTTTCTCATCCATCATTACTGATAAGTTACGCCATAAGGGCGAAGCTGTCGGTGCCGACGATCAGATTTCCAAACCGGAAGTAACTCAACTGGCCCAACGCTCCATTGCCCTGATCGAAAAATAA
- a CDS encoding chloride channel protein translates to MGSSSESYKKKRTEASFNPRIQYVLLMSFSVAIGMAAAGGAFLFRWLIENFQHLFWSGGHSFLDMAANSPWWLVLFLPCIGGLIAGIIITNWAPEARGPGVPEVIKALAVRGGVIRHRITFLKALVTSLLIGCGASVGREGPVVQIGASLGSSAARIFRLDPSMLPVCVASGAAAGISATFNAPLTGTLFAIEILLLDTEMSYVSHIIVASVTASALSKFFWGDFPTFDAPKFLFSNFEELIIFFLLGILAGLVSITFVKMIRLSEFTFDRIPIPEWVKPGLGGLLLGAMALKIPAVLGVGYEAVNMGLTGVLPLDLALLLLGAKLVATSLCIGSGMSGGIFAPSLVLGAALGISVSSTINMVFPELALTHGQYALVGMGTVVAGTTLAPITAVLTVFELTYSYKIILPMMVGCITSALVVRILGGYSVYEAKLLRQGINILRGHDESVMVNVPLADVMDTEFDCLKTTDSLKKAADMVLNSEFPHFPVLDEEEKLAGILTLRDMRAFLKNAQDLKGGAEVVDTLMVRTVVFLPADSNLKEAILKFERTGVSFLPLVNADNTLAGIIKSKDAMKIFRRKRVKNKIISSAI, encoded by the coding sequence ATGGGTTCCTCCTCTGAGTCCTACAAAAAGAAACGTACTGAAGCCTCATTTAATCCGAGGATTCAGTACGTTTTACTTATGTCCTTTTCCGTGGCTATCGGGATGGCTGCTGCGGGCGGGGCATTCCTTTTTCGCTGGCTGATTGAAAATTTCCAGCATCTTTTCTGGTCCGGCGGCCACTCCTTTCTGGACATGGCCGCAAATTCGCCATGGTGGCTGGTACTCTTCCTGCCCTGTATCGGCGGGCTTATCGCCGGGATAATCATCACCAACTGGGCACCCGAAGCTCGCGGTCCGGGTGTACCGGAAGTTATCAAGGCCCTTGCCGTACGCGGAGGGGTAATTCGCCACCGCATAACCTTCCTTAAAGCACTGGTCACCAGCCTGCTTATCGGCTGCGGAGCTTCCGTGGGCCGAGAAGGTCCGGTGGTCCAGATCGGGGCCTCTTTAGGCTCTTCCGCCGCACGTATATTCAGGCTCGATCCGTCCATGCTTCCGGTCTGTGTGGCATCAGGTGCTGCAGCCGGGATATCGGCGACCTTCAACGCTCCGCTCACCGGGACACTGTTCGCTATTGAAATCCTGCTGCTGGATACGGAAATGTCCTACGTCAGCCACATTATCGTGGCTTCAGTGACAGCATCCGCCCTTTCCAAATTCTTCTGGGGAGATTTCCCCACCTTTGACGCGCCCAAATTTCTTTTCAGCAATTTCGAGGAACTGATCATATTCTTCCTGCTCGGAATATTGGCAGGACTGGTCTCCATCACTTTTGTAAAAATGATCAGGCTCAGTGAATTCACCTTCGACCGCATTCCTATCCCTGAATGGGTAAAACCCGGCCTCGGCGGTCTGTTGCTTGGGGCCATGGCCCTTAAAATTCCGGCAGTACTCGGTGTGGGCTACGAAGCAGTGAACATGGGGCTGACCGGAGTGCTGCCTCTTGATCTGGCTCTACTCCTGCTGGGTGCCAAACTTGTTGCAACCTCACTCTGTATCGGTTCGGGCATGAGCGGCGGTATCTTCGCGCCCTCGCTGGTGCTGGGAGCGGCATTAGGGATATCGGTCAGCTCCACCATCAACATGGTCTTCCCGGAACTGGCCCTTACCCACGGGCAATACGCACTTGTAGGCATGGGCACGGTAGTGGCCGGAACAACCCTCGCCCCCATCACTGCAGTGCTGACTGTTTTTGAACTGACCTACTCATATAAAATAATCCTGCCCATGATGGTCGGCTGCATTACCAGCGCGCTGGTGGTGCGTATACTCGGCGGATATTCAGTATATGAAGCCAAACTGCTGCGTCAGGGAATCAACATTCTGCGCGGTCATGATGAATCAGTTATGGTCAATGTCCCGCTGGCAGATGTCATGGACACTGAATTCGACTGCCTGAAAACAACCGACAGCCTGAAAAAAGCCGCAGACATGGTCCTGAATTCCGAATTCCCGCATTTCCCGGTACTTGATGAAGAAGAAAAACTGGCCGGAATACTGACCCTGCGCGACATGCGTGCTTTCCTGAAAAACGCTCAGGACCTAAAAGGCGGAGCCGAAGTGGTGGATACCCTTATGGTCCGGACTGTGGTCTTCCTTCCGGCTGATTCCAACCTCAAAGAGGCGATCCTGAAATTTGAACGGACCGGGGTTTCATTCTTGCCGCTGGTAAATGCAGACAACACTCTGGCCGGAATAATCAAATCCAAGGACGCCATGAAAATATTCCGCCGCAAAAGAGTCAAAAACAAAATCATCTCTTCTGCGATCTAG
- a CDS encoding chemotaxis protein has translation MAKTDILLETGTNELEILEFYIDLSESEDGPEERCHFGVNVAKVMQVIESPELEHPESAEHPCFMGTIPLRNHILPVLDLAVWLGMERKKDKYDIVIVTEFSQTVSGFQVSGVTEIHRVGWQQVLSPDKFMSSFDESCIVGIVEREDRFIQLLDLESILADLDPTLGGDFDAPSAIATEAYNALVCDDSPTIRAMLEKSLGKANFRHTILHNGQEAQNALKQIKQVAQQENRPVKDYVEIVISDIEMPLMDGFSLAKWIREDPDLKDLPIILYSSIITKELRHKGESVGANDQISKPDLHLLPEKAIRLIESRK, from the coding sequence ATGGCTAAAACTGACATCCTGCTTGAAACCGGAACCAACGAACTTGAAATACTGGAATTTTATATCGACCTGTCCGAATCGGAAGACGGCCCGGAAGAAAGATGCCATTTCGGGGTCAACGTAGCCAAGGTCATGCAGGTTATTGAAAGCCCGGAACTGGAACACCCGGAATCCGCAGAACACCCATGCTTCATGGGCACTATCCCTCTGCGCAACCATATCCTGCCCGTACTTGACCTTGCGGTCTGGCTGGGCATGGAACGCAAAAAGGACAAATACGACATCGTAATTGTCACCGAATTCAGCCAGACTGTTTCCGGTTTTCAGGTCAGCGGAGTAACCGAAATCCACCGCGTGGGCTGGCAGCAGGTCCTTTCCCCGGACAAATTCATGTCCAGTTTCGACGAAAGCTGCATTGTCGGCATTGTTGAACGCGAAGACCGTTTCATTCAGCTGCTCGACCTTGAATCCATCCTTGCCGACCTTGACCCCACACTGGGCGGCGATTTTGACGCACCCTCGGCGATAGCTACCGAGGCGTACAATGCACTGGTCTGCGACGACTCCCCCACCATCCGGGCCATGCTGGAGAAAAGCCTCGGAAAGGCAAATTTCCGGCACACCATCCTCCACAACGGCCAAGAAGCCCAAAATGCACTCAAACAGATTAAACAAGTAGCGCAGCAGGAAAACCGCCCGGTCAAAGATTACGTGGAAATCGTAATCTCAGACATTGAAATGCCGCTCATGGATGGATTCAGCCTCGCCAAATGGATACGTGAAGACCCGGACCTGAAGGATCTGCCCATCATCCTCTACTCTTCCATCATCACCAAGGAACTGCGGCACAAAGGAGAATCCGTTGGTGCTAACGACCAGATTTCCAAACCGGACCTGCATCTGCTTCCCGAAAAGGCCATCCGCCTGATTGAAAGCCGGAAATAG
- the hypD gene encoding hydrogenase formation protein HypD translates to MSFEILDKFNDPELCKDLLARLRDELDGEIRFMEVCGTHTVSIFRSGLHSVLPEEVVHLSGPGCPVCVTHESEVNAFLDLAGKEGVIVATFGDLIKVPGDKGHCLKNAQADGARVEIIYSPFDALDLARNNPDSTVVFLGVGFETTAPTIAATVLMAQQQGLENFKVLSFHKLVPPALDILVSDPDTRIDGFILPGHVSTVIGIHPYDFIGEKYGKPSVVTGFDPVDILQALLMMVRASKEDHPVVQNQYVRGVSENGNPKAVEVMYQVFEESDALWRGIGKIPGSGLEFRKEFEKYDAKKIFDLNIGECPPLKGCKCGEVLKGKMTPEKCPLFGKACTPAKPVGPCMVSTEGSCAAYFKYKVD, encoded by the coding sequence TTGTCGTTTGAGATTTTGGATAAATTTAACGACCCTGAACTCTGTAAAGACCTGCTGGCCCGCTTGCGGGATGAGCTGGATGGGGAAATACGGTTCATGGAGGTCTGCGGGACGCATACGGTTTCGATATTTCGCAGCGGGCTGCATTCGGTATTGCCGGAAGAGGTGGTCCACCTCAGCGGGCCCGGCTGTCCGGTATGCGTGACCCACGAATCAGAGGTGAATGCTTTTCTTGATCTGGCAGGAAAGGAAGGGGTTATCGTGGCTACCTTCGGTGACTTGATCAAGGTTCCCGGCGACAAGGGACACTGTCTGAAGAATGCGCAGGCTGACGGCGCACGGGTGGAAATAATATATTCGCCTTTTGATGCGCTGGATCTTGCGCGCAACAATCCCGACAGCACGGTTGTTTTTCTTGGTGTCGGCTTTGAAACCACCGCCCCGACTATCGCGGCTACCGTGCTCATGGCCCAGCAGCAGGGGCTGGAAAATTTCAAGGTTCTTTCATTCCACAAGCTGGTTCCGCCTGCACTGGATATTCTTGTTTCCGATCCCGACACCCGTATTGACGGGTTCATCCTGCCCGGTCATGTTTCCACTGTAATCGGTATTCATCCTTACGATTTTATCGGGGAAAAATACGGCAAGCCCTCGGTTGTTACCGGATTTGATCCTGTAGACATCCTGCAGGCCCTGCTGATGATGGTCCGTGCCTCCAAGGAAGATCATCCGGTGGTACAGAACCAGTATGTGCGCGGGGTTTCCGAGAATGGCAATCCCAAGGCTGTGGAAGTCATGTATCAGGTTTTTGAGGAGTCTGATGCCCTCTGGCGCGGGATCGGGAAGATACCCGGCAGCGGTCTTGAATTCCGTAAGGAATTTGAAAAGTATGATGCTAAAAAAATCTTTGATCTCAATATCGGGGAATGTCCGCCGCTTAAAGGCTGCAAGTGCGGGGAAGTGCTCAAGGGTAAAATGACCCCTGAGAAATGTCCCCTGTTCGGTAAAGCCTGTACCCCGGCAAAACCCGTAGGCCCTTGCATGGTTTCAACTGAAGGCAGCTGCGCCGCTTACTTCAAATACAAAGTAGATTAA